One window of Camelina sativa cultivar DH55 chromosome 4, Cs, whole genome shotgun sequence genomic DNA carries:
- the LOC104783759 gene encoding uncharacterized protein LOC104783759, producing MWNNPSRAWIYNRIDPFTNHISSDYSAGVEEFIDFACSHAQNSRGRFYCPCVVCHNSKSLKAASVSNHLLSRGFMPNYYVWYEHGEDYDVVGEGTSSHYANNTYYASASEPIGLDGENIYAGMVNDAFHGSVPYNEYHEHESGNDHVHEQPTQEAKRFYDMLAAANTPLYDGCREGQSQLSLAARFMNNKVDYNLSENCMDSWTGLFTEYLPKGNQASGSYYETETLMRKLGLSCRTYDVCIDNCMLFWKDDEKLEHCKFCGKPRYKASEGRTRIPFSKMWYLPIAERLKRMYQSEKTAAFMRWHAEHSSEEGLMCHPSDAAEWKNFQQLHPSFAAEPRNVYLGLCTDGFNPFGMSKHHSLWPVILTPYNLPPGMYMNTEYLFLTILNSGPNHP from the coding sequence atgtggaACAATCCTTCAAGAGCATGGATATACAATCGGATCGATCCGTTCACTAATCATATCTCATCGGATTATTCGGCGGGTGTGGAAGAGTTCATCGATTTTGCCTGTAGCCATGCACAAAATAGCAGAGGTAGGTTTTACTGCCCTTGTGTAGTATGTCACAATTCGAAGTCTTTGAAAGCTGCCTCTGTTTCGAATCATTTGCTAAGTAGGGGGTTTATGCCTAACTATTATGTATGGTATGAACATGGTGAAGATTATGATGTTGTTGGGGAGGGAACTAGTAGTCATTATGCTAATAATACATATTATGCTAGTGCTAGTGAACCAATAGGATTGGATGGGGAGAATATATATGCTgggatggtgaatgatgcatttcatggtTCTGTACCATATAACGAGTATCATGAACATGAAAGTGGAAATGATCATGTTCATGAACAACCCACCCAAGAAGCAAAACGGTTTTATGATATGCTAGCTGCTGCAAACACGCCACTGTATGATGGATGTCGGGAAGGGCAGTCGCAGTTATCGTTGGCAGCTCGGTTCATGAACAATAAGGTCGACTACAATTTGTCTGAAAATTGTATGGATTCATGGACAGGACTGTTTACGGAGTATTTACCAAAGGGTAATCAAGCAAGCGGTTCATACTATGAGACGGAGACTTTGATGCGAAAGCTAGGATTATCGTGTCGTACATATGATGTATGTATAGATAACTGTATGCtcttttggaaagatgatgagAAGTTGGAGCATTGCAAGTTCTGCGGCAAACCAAGGTATAAGGCTAGTGAAGGAAGAACAAGAATACCGTTCAGTAAGATGTGGTATTTACCGATTGCGGAAAGGCTGAAGAGAATGTACCAATCTGAGAAGACTGCAGCTTTTATGAGATGGCACGCTGAGCACAGCTCTGAGGAGGGATTAATGTGTCATCCTTCAGATGCGGCTGAGTGGAAGAATTTTCAGCAATTGCATCCCTCATTTGCAGCAGAACCGCGCAATGTTTATCTTGGATTATGTACAGATGGTTTCAATCCTTTTGGGATGTCGAAACACCATTCATTATGGCCAGTGATATTGACTCCATACAACTTGCCTCCTGGGATGTACATGAACACAGAGTATTTGTTTCTGACGATTTTGAATTCAGGACCGAATCATCCATGA